The proteins below come from a single Branchiostoma floridae strain S238N-H82 chromosome 5, Bfl_VNyyK, whole genome shotgun sequence genomic window:
- the LOC118415568 gene encoding ubiquitin carboxyl-terminal hydrolase 49-like isoform X2, with translation MDKCKHVLKQRLAEDHSILNPQKWSCGICGTTESVWACLSCSHVACGRYINEHALHHFQETKHPICLEVNELYVFCYECEEYVLNDNNAGDVHLLRTTLSAIKNQSLGARTTRSGRVLRAGKDDNAGPKQTSVEPDQYYTAMYFRRFILMRKVFLIWRDNVRATRKAKGLPPHPEPKKPERKRVVKRRRSYERPSTPSRQSQRTAERRRQKEKEDDSKPRAPITPGVTGLRNLGNTCYMNSILQVLSHLQKFRDLVLNLDLDGCSDGTSTRRRLSTEALEYRAGGSRGMFRQTSVDCFKAVTTPPARRNLGRGLNGGSSSSGNGRGNKFVPINGEAANITSISLCRDLHALFRVMWSGKWALVSPHAILNSVWKLIPNFKGYNQQDAQEFLYELLDKVQSELERLYSPTMTMKARRNPMPMEIFAQNFQGELVSQVTCLVCGYKSNTYEPFWDLSLEFPDRYQCAKDRPFAPSEDSCLLTEMMGKFTEKEYLEGKVYECSQCNSRRRASSKKPPVKTEASKQLLITKLPQILRLHLKRFRWSGRNHREKINVHVDFGEELDIAPYCYVPDGSEVDTMYCLQAVVIHHGRGFGSGHYTAYCWNDEAGFWVHFNDSRLDLSSIEDVVAGQAYILFYVQKQKRAPPSPEEEEVDIMEVDEEAEEEQKATGSGGGDSTEDTSQSQTADQEEDDLRKRRRTEEA, from the exons ATGGATAAGTGCAAGCACGTTCTCAAGCAGCGTCTGGCCGAGGACCACTCCATCCTCAACCCGCAGAAGTGGTCCTGCGGGATCTGCGGCACCACGGAGAGCGTCTGGGCGTGCCTGAGCTGCTCCCATGTGGCGTGCGGGCGCTACATCAACGAGCACGCCCTCCACCACTTCCAGGAGACCAAGCACCCGATCTGCCTGGAGGTCAACGAACTGTACGTGTTCTGTTACGAGTGCGAGGAATATGTACTGAACGACAACAACGCGGGCGACGTGCACCTGCTACGAACCACCCTCAGTGCCATCAAAAACCAGAGCCTAGGGGCTCGAACGACTCGTAGCGGACGCGTGCTGAGAGCGGGTAAGGACGACAATGCCGGGCCGAAACAGACAAGCGTGGAGCCGGACCAGTACTACACCGCAATGTACTTCAGGCGATTCATTCTCATGCGGAAAGTGTTCCTCATCTGGCGCGACAATGTGCGAGCGACTAGAAAAGCCAAAGGTTTGCCCCCGCACCCGGAACCCAAGAAACCGGAGAGAAAACGAGTCGTCAAGAGGAGAAGGAGTTATGAGAGGCCGTCGACCCCCAGCAGACAGAGTCAGCGGACAGCTGAAAggagaagacagaaagaaaaggaagacgATTCCAAACCTCGTGCCCCGATCACACCAGGGGTCACTGGCCTCAGGAATTTAGGAAACACGTGCTATATGAACTCCATCCTTCAGGTGTTGAGTCACCTTCAGAAGTTCCGCGACCTGGTGCTTAACCTTGACCTTGATGGCTGCAGCGATGGTACCTCCACGAGACGGAGGCTGTCCACTGAAGCATTGGAGTACCGAGCTGGTGGATCGAGAGGAATGTTTCGACAAACAAGCGTGGACTGTTTCAAAGCGGTGACAACGCCGCCGGCGAGACGTAATCTCGGGCGTGGACTGAACGGCGGGTCGTCGTCGTCGGGCAATGGCAGGGGGAACAAATTTGTACCAATCAACGGGGAGGCAGCAAACATTACGAGTATATCGTTGTGTCGCGACCTGCACGCTCTCTTCAGAGTGATGTGGTCGGGGAAGTGGGCCCTGGTGTCGCCGCACGCCATCTTGAACTCTGTGTGGAAGCTCATCCCCAACTTCAAGGGGTACAACCAGCAGGATGCTCAGGAATTTCTGTACGAGCTGCTAGATAAAGTACAATCCGAGCTAGAGCGACTCTACTCCCCCACCATGACCATGAAGGCCAGAAGAAACCCCATGCCCATGGAAATCTTCGCTCAGAACTTCCAGGGAGAGCTTGTCAGTCAG GTGACATGTCTGGTGTGTGGGTACAAGTCCAACACCTACGAACCCTTCTGGGATCTCTCACTGGAGTTTCCTGACAG ATACCAGTGTGCCAAGGACAGGCCCTTCGCCCCGTCTGAAGACAGCTGCCTGCTCACGGAGATGATGGGCAAGTTTACAGAGAAGGAGTACCTGGAGGGGAAGGTGTATGAGTGCTCGCAGTGCAACAG TCGGCGTCGTGCTTCCTCGAAGAAACCTCCCGTGAAGACAGAGGCCTCCAAACAGCTGCTGATCACCAAGCTACCTCAGATCCTCAGGCTCCACCTCAAGAGGttcag ATGGTCAGGACGTAACCACCGCGAGAAGATTAATGTTCACGTGGACTTTGGCGAGGAGTTGGACATCGCTCCGTACTGTTACGTGCCCGACGGCAGCGAGGTGGATACGATGTACTGTCTACAGGCAGTGGTCATCCACCACGGCCGGGGCTTCGGCTCAGGACACTATACAGCCTACTGTTGGAATGACGAGGCTG GTTTCTGGGTCCACTTCAACGACTCCCGCCTGGATCTGAGCTCCATCGAGGACGTGGTGGCGGGACAGGCCTACATCCTGTTCTACGTGCAGAAGCAGAAGcgggcgcccccctccccagaggaggaggaggtcgACATCATGGAAGTAGACGAGGAGGCGGAGGAGGAACAAAAAGCGACAGGCAGCGGCGGCGGGGACAGTACTGAGGACACGTCTCAAAGTCAAACCGCGGACCAAGAGGAGGACGACCTCAGGAAACGTAGACGCACCGAGGAAGCGTAG
- the LOC118415568 gene encoding ubiquitin carboxyl-terminal hydrolase 44-like isoform X1 yields MDKCKHVLKQRLAEDHSILNPQKWSCGICGTTESVWACLSCSHVACGRYINEHALHHFQETKHPICLEVNELYVFCYECEEYVLNDNNAGDVHLLRTTLSAIKNQSLGARTTRSGRVLRAGKDDNAGPKQTSVEPDQYYTAMYFRRFILMRKVFLIWRDNVRATRKAKGLPPHPEPKKPERKRVVKRRRSYERPSTPSRQSQRTAERRRQKEKEDDSKPRAPITPGVTGLRNLGNTCYMNSILQVLSHLQKFRDLVLNLDLDGCSDGTSTRRRLSTEALEYRAGGSRGMFRQTSVDCFKAVTTPPARRNLGRGLNGGSSSSGNGRGNKFVPINGEAANITSISLCRDLHALFRVMWSGKWALVSPHAILNSVWKLIPNFKGYNQQDAQEFLYELLDKVQSELERLYSPTMTMKARRNPMPMEIFAQNFQGELVSQVTCLVCGYKSNTYEPFWDLSLEFPDRYQAPMVSSRYQCAKDRPFAPSEDSCLLTEMMGKFTEKEYLEGKVYECSQCNSRRRASSKKPPVKTEASKQLLITKLPQILRLHLKRFRWSGRNHREKINVHVDFGEELDIAPYCYVPDGSEVDTMYCLQAVVIHHGRGFGSGHYTAYCWNDEAGFWVHFNDSRLDLSSIEDVVAGQAYILFYVQKQKRAPPSPEEEEVDIMEVDEEAEEEQKATGSGGGDSTEDTSQSQTADQEEDDLRKRRRTEEA; encoded by the exons ATGGATAAGTGCAAGCACGTTCTCAAGCAGCGTCTGGCCGAGGACCACTCCATCCTCAACCCGCAGAAGTGGTCCTGCGGGATCTGCGGCACCACGGAGAGCGTCTGGGCGTGCCTGAGCTGCTCCCATGTGGCGTGCGGGCGCTACATCAACGAGCACGCCCTCCACCACTTCCAGGAGACCAAGCACCCGATCTGCCTGGAGGTCAACGAACTGTACGTGTTCTGTTACGAGTGCGAGGAATATGTACTGAACGACAACAACGCGGGCGACGTGCACCTGCTACGAACCACCCTCAGTGCCATCAAAAACCAGAGCCTAGGGGCTCGAACGACTCGTAGCGGACGCGTGCTGAGAGCGGGTAAGGACGACAATGCCGGGCCGAAACAGACAAGCGTGGAGCCGGACCAGTACTACACCGCAATGTACTTCAGGCGATTCATTCTCATGCGGAAAGTGTTCCTCATCTGGCGCGACAATGTGCGAGCGACTAGAAAAGCCAAAGGTTTGCCCCCGCACCCGGAACCCAAGAAACCGGAGAGAAAACGAGTCGTCAAGAGGAGAAGGAGTTATGAGAGGCCGTCGACCCCCAGCAGACAGAGTCAGCGGACAGCTGAAAggagaagacagaaagaaaaggaagacgATTCCAAACCTCGTGCCCCGATCACACCAGGGGTCACTGGCCTCAGGAATTTAGGAAACACGTGCTATATGAACTCCATCCTTCAGGTGTTGAGTCACCTTCAGAAGTTCCGCGACCTGGTGCTTAACCTTGACCTTGATGGCTGCAGCGATGGTACCTCCACGAGACGGAGGCTGTCCACTGAAGCATTGGAGTACCGAGCTGGTGGATCGAGAGGAATGTTTCGACAAACAAGCGTGGACTGTTTCAAAGCGGTGACAACGCCGCCGGCGAGACGTAATCTCGGGCGTGGACTGAACGGCGGGTCGTCGTCGTCGGGCAATGGCAGGGGGAACAAATTTGTACCAATCAACGGGGAGGCAGCAAACATTACGAGTATATCGTTGTGTCGCGACCTGCACGCTCTCTTCAGAGTGATGTGGTCGGGGAAGTGGGCCCTGGTGTCGCCGCACGCCATCTTGAACTCTGTGTGGAAGCTCATCCCCAACTTCAAGGGGTACAACCAGCAGGATGCTCAGGAATTTCTGTACGAGCTGCTAGATAAAGTACAATCCGAGCTAGAGCGACTCTACTCCCCCACCATGACCATGAAGGCCAGAAGAAACCCCATGCCCATGGAAATCTTCGCTCAGAACTTCCAGGGAGAGCTTGTCAGTCAG GTGACATGTCTGGTGTGTGGGTACAAGTCCAACACCTACGAACCCTTCTGGGATCTCTCACTGGAGTTTCCTGACAG GTACCAAGCTCCTATGGTGTCTTCCAGATACCAGTGTGCCAAGGACAGGCCCTTCGCCCCGTCTGAAGACAGCTGCCTGCTCACGGAGATGATGGGCAAGTTTACAGAGAAGGAGTACCTGGAGGGGAAGGTGTATGAGTGCTCGCAGTGCAACAG TCGGCGTCGTGCTTCCTCGAAGAAACCTCCCGTGAAGACAGAGGCCTCCAAACAGCTGCTGATCACCAAGCTACCTCAGATCCTCAGGCTCCACCTCAAGAGGttcag ATGGTCAGGACGTAACCACCGCGAGAAGATTAATGTTCACGTGGACTTTGGCGAGGAGTTGGACATCGCTCCGTACTGTTACGTGCCCGACGGCAGCGAGGTGGATACGATGTACTGTCTACAGGCAGTGGTCATCCACCACGGCCGGGGCTTCGGCTCAGGACACTATACAGCCTACTGTTGGAATGACGAGGCTG GTTTCTGGGTCCACTTCAACGACTCCCGCCTGGATCTGAGCTCCATCGAGGACGTGGTGGCGGGACAGGCCTACATCCTGTTCTACGTGCAGAAGCAGAAGcgggcgcccccctccccagaggaggaggaggtcgACATCATGGAAGTAGACGAGGAGGCGGAGGAGGAACAAAAAGCGACAGGCAGCGGCGGCGGGGACAGTACTGAGGACACGTCTCAAAGTCAAACCGCGGACCAAGAGGAGGACGACCTCAGGAAACGTAGACGCACCGAGGAAGCGTAG
- the LOC118415578 gene encoding mitochondrial intermembrane space import and assembly protein 40-B-like, whose amino-acid sequence MSYCREEGKDKIIFVTKEDHETPSTADITYNAEEDDDAPGLILPNGEINWQCPCLGGMASGPCGEPFKEAFSCFHYSPAEPKGSDCIEEFRNMQECMSKYPELYPFDKDEENDKGTEEQSKGTTTTVEQKTNEEVAVSKESVATRAS is encoded by the exons ATGTCTTACTGCAGGGAAGAAG GAAAGGACAAGATAATTTTTGTCACCAAGGAGGACCATGAGACCCCCTCCACAGCTGACATCACTTACAATGctgaggaagatgatgatgcTCCAG GCCTGATCCTGCCCAACGGAGAGATCAACTGGCAGTGCCCATGTCTGGGTGGCATGGCCAGCGGACCCTGTGGGGAACCCTTCAAGGAGGCCTTCTCCTGTTTCCACTACAGCCCTGCCGAACCCAAGGGCTCGGACTGCATCGAAGAGTTCCGGAACATGCAGGAGTGTATGTCTAAGTACCCCGAGTTGTACCCCTTTGATAAGGACGAGGAAAATGATAAGGGCACGGAGGAACAATCAAAAGGGACAACAACAACGGTGGAACAGAAAACAAACGAGGAGGTAGCAGTGTCAAAGGAATCTGTGGCTACTCGAGCAAGCTAA